From Anastrepha obliqua isolate idAnaObli1 chromosome 3, idAnaObli1_1.0, whole genome shotgun sequence:
ttgattcggtccaagagatttttttgcgtcaacacgtgtgccacccaaacatccagctttttttggaatccaatcttctgcaaatggttctaaacggttttgtggtctacacctagttcgTGACTAATCGAGCAAATGCTCACATGCCGGattctttggataatttcaacgattttatcaatctctacgacgattggcctaccagtacggggtgcatcttcgacatctactacaccagaacgaaatcgatcgaaccaacgctgtgctgtgcgaatcgttacagtatcaggcccgTAAACTTCACACatttttgccgccgccttcgttgcatttttacctctaaggtagtaaaaacgtaaaatatgacaaaTTTCTTGCTTGGTAGACTCCATCTTTATCGCGCTATAACGTAAGGCTGAAACGTGcgatcacaacactgtcaaagagacacttgtagtacagattgtcgtcttcaaatcgccgtttagtgtgacccgatgcaataagtacgAGTACAACGCAAGAGATGTTTAAGGCCAGGTTACCCttgatttgtgtgcttttttaaataaactttattcacagtacaaaatatatttattaatcaatttttttacatgtgaaaaaacaaatattaaattgcttaaaaaaaatttttttttttttttttttcaaatggtggctttcaaaatggctgctaaattttagctgattcgtagttggatgccatcatatctcgaaaacgaattatctgaaagtaaaaaatcaaacggTTTCATCTTCTGTATTGAATTGGTTATGACCGCAAGcagaatcaaatatttttaataaaaaaaacaaaatggcggacttttgaattttttgccactattttttcacttttaattgtttataacttttttaaataacaataaatgtttGTGATTCTGCTTGCGGCTATAACCAATTCAATACAGAAGATGAAAccgtttgattttttactttcagataattcgttttcgagatatgatggcatccaactacgaatcagctaaaatttagcagccattttgaaagccaccatttgaaaaaaaaaaaaaaaaattttttttaagcaatttaatatttgttttttcacatgtaaaaaaattgagtaataaatatattttgtactatgaataaagtttatttaaaaaagcacacaaatcaagggtaacctggccttaaatgtcgcgctcaattgacaaaatacggcattactttttccccaacccaatatatgctaattataaataatatggTAAACCATAAGAAACTGGTTcgcaaaagtattaaaaatattttttcccctctaatttaaattattttgtttttgttcttatttatgGTTTCAATTAagctatttatgaaaaaataatatatttttttttgagaatataGCCAAGTTTACTTCTAATTCTAgcaggaaaaaaatgaaaactttataaaatgtttacattaGGGGTATTCACACCGAGCTCGCTGCTTTGTTACTTGgcagttttatatatattttatttttgtaaatccaACGAAAGCGCCTAGTAACTGTAGGCGTCGCTGTAGCAAGCTTGGCGATTTGAACGGCAGCTGGTAAAATAACAATCAGCTGTCTGACAATTGGCATTTGATGAACAGGCGCGAAGCTTGATTGTAAAATATCTAAAAGTTGTTTAGTCAAAATTATGTGGTATCCAATAAACAAATATGCACTGTTGAGCAAATTATATACAATTAATTAAAGTATAGAAATTTTTAGCCTTCAATCAGAGTAACTTGCCCGCAGCGCTTGTTAGTAATTGATTTCAAActaattgtataaatttttgtgGGTAAAGAATTTGCTGTAAACCAGCTGGTGGGAAAGATCATTACCaaactaacaaaaataaatcgaaaaattcgttcaaagaaaacttattaaaaacaaatcatgATGTGATttctttgcaaaatattttattcctaCTTCAGTTTCTTTTACGGTTAATATTCTCCtagaattaaaattcatttaaattcattattttcagcCACCTTCATAAATTCTGCAAAAtgtcacatacacacacacatccacgcGCATATACGTCCCGAATGGTGGACCTCCTTATCAGCTTGGCCATACTCATATGCTTTCCACCGCTAACTAGCGCATACAACGAACACCTCCATCAGCGAGACGGCATACATGTGCCTTGCACTTTTTTCGATACCGTCAACGTCACTGGCGACCCTCATTTCGCTAACGGATCTTATCTGCACGATGGCATGCTGATACCATCGCAACTGGTCGGCTGGTATGATTACATTTACACTGACCTGGTGCGGCGCGTGGAAGTGGAACCGCATGCACGCGCCTGCATCTGTAAGCTGAAGGCCTGCATAAACATTTGCTGTCCATGGGGCGCCAGTTATAGCGCCAACGAGAGCGCCTGCGTAAACAACACGGAATATGAGTGGCCAAAACCGCTGCTGAATTTGACATTGCCGGATGATACGTTGAAGCCGGTGGATATGTTCAAGCAATTCGCGGTGCAGAGTTTCCGGCCATGCGAATTCATGTTCTCATTGCAGCCAGAGCTCGGCTCCTTTGACGACTGGAAGCTATTCGAGGTAAGTGGCTGAATGAAGATATGAGGAAATGGATGAgtcttatattttttcattactctATCGCAGAATGGAACTCTACTACGTATATACGATATGGTGTACCTCAGCAAGAACGAGTTCTGCTTCCATCCAACGGTGGCGAATTACACGGACACTATGTACATCATCAATCCGGCTAATTGCAATTATGATTCGGATTACAGCACCATtaagactattaacgcatatgGTATGACACCCTCCCGCAAGTGATTTTATGTAGAGTTTCGTAGTAGacaagtatttatataaatattttatttttaatctattCACCAGCTATGCTCTTTTCCATACCATTCATGATTCTCACCATTGTTGTGTACCTGAGCATACCGGAACTGCGTAATCAACATGGCAAGTCGTTGGTCTGCTACTTGATTGGACTGATCATTGGTTACTCACTGCTTGCAATGAGCTCTTTGCGCTTGGAAATGTACACCAGTATAGTGCTTTGCAAGGCACTGGGCTATGTGGCCTATTACTTCTTTATGGCAGCCTTCTTCTGGCTAAGTGTTATCAGTTTCGATTTGTGGCATAATTTCCGCGGCACTCGTGGCATCAACCGCTTTCAAGAGAAGAAGCGTTTTCTCATTTATTCACTGTATGCTTGGGGCATACCCGTGCCGTTTCTGATGTTCACTTGGTATGCACAAGAGATTGCCGATATACCAGAATATCTCAAGCCAGGCATTGGTGGAGGAGAGTTTTGCTGGCTGGACAGTAAGTAACTCGTTTTGGCTCAAATCACGCGATTTACTTGACCGCTCTTTTGCAGTGCGCACCTGGTCTACGATGATATATTTCTTCGGCCCTATTGTCCTGATAATTATGGCGAACAGTGTA
This genomic window contains:
- the LOC129240191 gene encoding G-protein coupled receptor Mth2-like isoform X3 encodes the protein MSHTHTHPRAYTSRMVDLLISLAILICFPPLTSAYNEHLHQRDGIHVPCTFFDTVNVTGDPHFANGSYLHDGMLIPSQLVGWYDYIYTDLVRRVEVEPHARACICKLKACINICCPWGASYSANESACVNNTEYEWPKPLLNLTLPDDTLKPVDMFKQFAVQSFRPCEFMFSLQPELGSFDDWKLFENGTLLRIYDMVYLSKNEFCFHPTVANYTDTMYIINPANCNYDSDYSTIKTINAYAMLFSIPFMILTIVVYLSIPELRNQHGKSLVCYLIGLIIGYSLLAMSSLRLEMYTSIVLCKALGYVAYYFFMAAFFWLSVISFDLWHNFRGTRGINRFQEKKRFLIYSLYAWGIPVPFLMFTWYAQEIADIPEYLKPGIGGGEFCWLDMRTWSTMIYFFGPIVLIIMANSVMFVLTALKIHRVQREMARIMAREDSTKNLRTEKDKFGLFLRLFIVMGVTWSMEIFSYFVGADKGWAKIFYISDICNAIQGFLIFMLFVMKKKVKHLITNRLLKRRPPGTSHTNSTSSTNSDYKQTPNKYAMKVKMSQTLRGDERF
- the LOC129240191 gene encoding G-protein coupled receptor Mth2-like isoform X1, with translation MSHTHTHPRAYTSRMVDLLISLAILICFPPLTSAYNEHLHQRDGIHVPCTFFDTVNVTGDPHFANGSYLHDGMLIPSQLVGWYDYIYTDLVRRVEVEPHARACICKLKACINICCPWGASYSANESACVNNTEYEWPKPLLNLTLPDDTLKPVDMFKQFAVQSFRPCEFMFSLQPELGSFDDWKLFENGTLLRIYDMVYLSKNEFCFHPTVANYTDTMYIINPANCNYDSDYSTIKTINAYAMLFSIPFMILTIVVYLSIPELRNQHGKSLVCYLIGLIIGYSLLAMSSLRLEMYTSIVLCKALGYVAYYFFMAAFFWLSVISFDLWHNFRGTRGINRFQEKKRFLIYSLYAWGIPVPFLMFTWYAQEIADIPEYLKPGIGGGEFCWLDMRTWSTMIYFFGPIVLIIMANSVMFVLTALKIHRVQREMARIMAREDSTKNLRTEKDKFGLFLRLFIVMGVTWSMEIFSYFVGADKGWAKIFYISDICNAIQGFLIFMLFVMKKKVKHLITNRTVRIRSYRQTESTTFGAGSISMRQRFQNVSLHIRELIVIRSAFNPLRNNTNNRVLHHSHTV
- the LOC129240191 gene encoding G-protein coupled receptor Mth2-like isoform X4, translated to MSHTHTHPRAYTSRMVDLLISLAILICFPPLTSAYNEHLHQRDGIHVPCTFFDTVNVTGDPHFANGSYLHDGMLIPSQLVGWYDYIYTDLVRRVEVEPHARACICKLKACINICCPWGASYSANESACVNNTEYEWPKPLLNLTLPDDTLKPVDMFKQFAVQSFRPCEFMFSLQPELGSFDDWKLFENGTLLRIYDMVYLSKNEFCFHPTVANYTDTMYIINPANCNYDSDYSTIKTINAYAMLFSIPFMILTIVVYLSIPELRNQHGKSLVCYLIGLIIGYSLLAMSSLRLEMYTSIVLCKALGYVAYYFFMAAFFWLSVISFDLWHNFRGTRGINRFQEKKRFLIYSLYAWGIPVPFLMFTWYAQEIADIPEYLKPGIGGGEFCWLDMRTWSTMIYFFGPIVLIIMANSVMFVLTALKIHRVQREMARIMAREDSTKNLRTEKDKFGLFLRLFIVMGVTWSMEIFSYFVGADKGWAKIFYISDICNAIQGFLIFMLFVMKKKVKHLITNRMSVVTNTKSDSKQVAVINIASH
- the LOC129240191 gene encoding G-protein coupled receptor Mth2-like isoform X2, encoding MSHTHTHPRAYTSRMVDLLISLAILICFPPLTSAYNEHLHQRDGIHVPCTFFDTVNVTGDPHFANGSYLHDGMLIPSQLVGWYDYIYTDLVRRVEVEPHARACICKLKACINICCPWGASYSANESACVNNTEYEWPKPLLNLTLPDDTLKPVDMFKQFAVQSFRPCEFMFSLQPELGSFDDWKLFENGTLLRIYDMVYLSKNEFCFHPTVANYTDTMYIINPANCNYDSDYSTIKTINAYAMLFSIPFMILTIVVYLSIPELRNQHGKSLVCYLIGLIIGYSLLAMSSLRLEMYTSIVLCKALGYVAYYFFMAAFFWLSVISFDLWHNFRGTRGINRFQEKKRFLIYSLYAWGIPVPFLMFTWYAQEIADIPEYLKPGIGGGEFCWLDMRTWSTMIYFFGPIVLIIMANSVMFVLTALKIHRVQREMARIMAREDSTKNLRTEKDKFGLFLRLFIVMGVTWSMEIFSYFVGADKGWAKIFYISDICNAIQGFLIFMLFVMKKKVKHLITNRYSSTRDSSNQRQSQYSTKTTSSSVGNLTLSAAGPAERPLMVPTERTTSLRN